The genome window TTCAACTTAATTAGTGTACCCAAGTCCtgttaatcttattttaaaaaaagtctttaccTGGCATTTCAGGTCCTCTTCCCTAAGAATTAGTCAGATACTGTGATGCTTCCATTGtaggtattttttttaaggattcatttttatgtgtatgagtgtttgcttgcatgtatgtgtgtgtacctggtgcccacaaaTGCCAGAAAGAGATCTTcgggaactgaagttacagattgaagttgtgagccaccatgtgggtgctgggaactgaacctggaccctctggaagagcggccagtgctcttaggCGATTAACCAGGCTACAGGTTGTGTGAAGTACCAGAAGGATAGGTCTCCTCTTTTCAAGGTTCATCTTGGGTGAGCACAGACACACTTTATTCACTGGGCTGCTGCTTGGGCTGCAGGGAAGCAGGTGAGTGGGCAAAGACTTTGGGTGGTGGATGCTGAAGAGCAAGGCACATGTCTGCTTTCCCCCTTAGGGTTGCCTGGAGGAGgctgctttcatttttatgttagaAGAGGGCAGAAATGAACTTAGAAAGAAAGCAATTTCTGTTCATCAGAAAGTTGGCTGAGGGAGACTTCTGTAGGAAGCATTGCTTCTGTAGTGTCTCATTTGCAGACACTGAGATGTAATGACTCTTAGCCCGGGGACTTAGGAGACCTCTACCTGGATACCTGTTCTCCTAAGTGACCAGAGTGGTCCAGGCACCCGAGACTGTTTAGTGCTAAGGGGAAGACTGTCATCCTGGAGGGGGTACGTAGGGAAATCAGCTGTGCTGTTTCATTAGGGGTAAGGGATACAATCTACACAAAAGGAATGTGAATGCAAAAACAGCCTCTGCTTCTGGCTCACCTTTCATATAGATTCCTTAACTTGGGATGGCTCTCTGTATAAAGTCTCtcaacatgtatgtgtgtgtgtaccatgcacacacaccacacaccccacccctgcaaGGAGACAAAAGGAACATTAATGAATTGAGTGCTCATGGCACAGAGTTTTGCAAGGAAGACAACTACTGTGATATGTGAGTTTTGTGGAGAATTACCTATTCAAGGACTCAAAGGAAGACTGAGCAACCAAGTCAAGATTCAGTGTGGAGGCTAGGCATGGTGCTCCACCTTTAACtgcagcagatgcagaggaaactgatctgattttgaggtcagcctggtttacagtttcaggacAACTGGGAGTACatagaacctgtctcaaagatTGCCCCATAGTTCAGGAAGTTCTTGAGTTTGTCACCAGGAAGGTATGTGCTATTGGCAGCTCCTGGTTCCCCCATGCCTGTGCCCACCAGACTGGACTGGCATGTCTTCAAGGAACCCTGCTACAATTTCTGGATGGTGGCTAAGGAAAGGAGGCTCTTGAGAGGCTGACTTGAAGAAAAGCACAAAGCAAGTGAGCAGTGAGTGGACAATTCAAACTAGTGCAAGCCCTTCTGCATAGATCTCCCTGGAACCCTCTATGGACATCTCAAATTCCCAGAAAATAAGTGCTGGAGGTGTTCAGCACAGCTGTTTGAAGTCAGATAGCATGCTTTGGAACACAGCCATGGAAAAGATCTTTTGTCAAGTCTTGTCAAGAACAGTATTTGGCAATGGTGGGAGGGCCCCTGTATTCCTCAGTATAAACCTCACCCAGAGGCCATCTGTCCTACCTGGCTGTTTTGTCCTGCTTCCTGGTTAGGTAAGCACATGCTACAAGAACCTTAATGGTCAGAGATAGGCCAAACTAAATTACATTTGGCAAAGCAAAACAGATGTCAACTTCTCCTAAGTTAGAGTGACTCAAGTAGGAATCTGGTTATGGtaggttttgtttcatttccaaTGCCAGCTGAATTCAATTGACTCCCAGGTAACAACGATCACATGAAGTCCAGCTAGGGCTGAGTTATGCTCCACTAACCCATAGCCCCTAAGACACTTGAGTTCAAATAGTCCAAGAGTAGACCAAAATCCTCACATATCCACATAAAGATGACCAGAAACTCAGGAAATGATGGCCTCACTGCAGGTTTGGGCCTGAGCAGAGTACGGCTCAGCCAACTGCAGATGCACAGGGAACACTGGTGAAGGGACCTAGACATCAGGTGTAAATGTTGGGTTGCTGTGGCTAGCAAGGGCCAGAACGACTGGGAGAGGTATGGCTGGGCTGCTGCAGCAGGAGGTGATCACCAAGCCAAGGAGATGAGAAGCATACTTTGCCCAGTTGCAGCTTCCAGCTCAAGGAATGTCTTAGGAAGCAATCACATGAATAGCGGCTGGGCAGAAACGCTTAGGGGACCTCATTCAGGCCCAGCAGAATGGGGGTCCTGGTGCAGAGCAAAGCACCCCCAGTAGTCCTCTAATGCTAACTCAGGTTGCACACCAAGCACCTCAACCTGTCTGGAGGTCCGAGGAGCAACTTTGCCTTTACAAATACAGAGCTTTGGTGAAGCTGGCTTTTTAGTAGTAAGGACAGGGATAGAAAAGGCTGCAGCTAAAGGTCGGGATTCTGTAAAAGCTGTGAGTAGTAATAATTTACAGTACTGACCATATGGTAATCTTTAAGGGGGCATTTCCTTATTGTATCCAGTTAATGCAATATGAAATGACGGATATAGCCTATAACAAAACTAGGCCAGAAGAAGCCCACTTCTGGCATTGGTCATTGAAAACATTTCACTGTAAACCGAGTGTTTGGCATTTGACTCTGATGCTACAAACATAATAGAAGCAAGAGGAACATAGGCATGAATTCTTGGGGCCAATCAGGCTAAGGCTCTCAGAAAATGGTTCTCACTTCCTTGCTCTGTATAGGAATCCAGATGAGGACAGGCAATTCTCACCAACCAGATTTGTAATTTTCCAAATGGACTCTGCCAAGAACTACCCCCTAGTCCCCCTTTGCAAAGAGGATCTCACTATAaagccaaggctggtctcaaatttgtgACCCTGCCTGCCTCCGCTGGGACTATAGGGGTGTTTGTACCATTTGGCTTCCTTTAGCACTTGTTAGACAAATAGGAATTTTCTTCCCCATCTGACCTCAGctactggaggcagaggcaggtcccctCTCATTCTAAGATTGGGTAAATGCCAAGAACAGAGTAGCAaagcccccccatcccccaccccaatccTCTCCACGCCAGACTACTTCCTGCAAAACTTCCTCACAACTGGGACAGCAGGGCAGGGCAGTTGATGAGGCATTACAGTGGCACTGTTGTGACGAGGGAGGGGAGAACAAGCTGTGTAAAAAGAATGTTCTGTGCTTTACACGGCTAATTTACAGTGTCCACAAGGCCTATTGGAGGCAATTATCTCTAGAAAAGTTGGACAGAAAAAGCCAAAGAGCAGCATGCATTTCTCCTATAAAAACACCTTCAGTTAGGGATCTGAAGTCCAAATAACTGAGGTACACACCAATAGAAGGCCAGCCATGCAGGAGCTTGCTCAAACTATTTACAACTCCAAGTGGCTCACTGGCTTCAGAATTATAGAGAGCTTATTTgggataaatgtttaaaaatgtagcaAGACATTTTTCTTAtgtagaagaggagaagagaggaaggtaggaagagaagaggagagaagcaaAGTGTCGGCGTCCTGGTCATCCAGGTGGATGGGGACTGGCCTTGCTGAGAAGGCAGCTCCTCTTTGGAGCCATCTGAGGGGCCCAGAGAGACTCCTCAGCCAGTGGGCTGAGGACAGCAGCTATAATGGAGTCATACTGCATTTGTGGGGTACTTGAGCAGTACCCTGGCTCCTGGGTTACACAAGACAATGGAGGTTCAGGGTCAAGCTCCTTCTGGGTATTACTGATGACTAGTAGGGAAAACAGAGGAACGGCTCCTGATCAGGCCTTTCCAAGTGTATCTAATGGCTTTAACTTGGAAGATTTGACAGCAAGTGTGAACTGGTATGTGTGGTgagttctgctgctgctgctcccatAGTCTTCAGGTTCCAAGCAGGCCTTATTAAAGGAACAGAACCTGAAGAGTCTTGCAGAGGCTGCTTCACCAAACACTAGCAGCCAGTTGTGCTTCAGCTGATGGAACAGCTGGTTCCACGACTCAGGATGCCAAGAGGGTTTGTGGCAGCAGACGCAGCAGCTTACAGGTCCACACACAGGTGGGTATGGCCTTAAAGTCCCATTCTCAGTCCCGTTCTCAACACCTGTGTTATCTTCCCTTCTGGTTGATGTGGAGGTGCCTGGGAGACAGTAAGAGATGCTCAGGAGACTTCGGAAACCAAACCTGCAGGCTCATCCACTCCTCTTGCCTAGGGTGATGTCAGAGTGCTTTGGTTGTCACAAGATCCAGATGCCTAGGGTCTCAGCATGCCTGGCTCAAGAGTTCTTCATGAGGCAAAGGAAGTGACAGTGGGTGCCCCAGGCAGAGAGCAGCCTAAGCAAAGTCTGCTGTATTCCTCCTGGCTCCACACTGATGTATCCAGCAAGTTTGATCCTTGCAGCGGGCTATACAATGTTCTCTGCCCCAGGGAGGGGCTCTTGAGGGGGACCACGGTCCTGTTTACTGTGCAGCTGGGCCAGCTGCAGCACTGGCATGTTGCACAGGGGACACACTTTGCGGACTTCCAGCCACTTAACAAGGCACCTGCAGAACAAGACAGCCAGGTGGAAGACATCAGCTCCAGACTTAGAGTACGCCAGGAGTCTGGGGTGGGATCTCAGCCCTCTTGTCCACATCACCCTCTGACAAGCCAGAGCTTTCTATCTCCCACAAAGTAACAAAGGTACCACAACCAGCACAAGACACTGTGAGTCATGCATGTCTTCCTATAAAGTATGCTGATGAAGGaaagcaggaaaaataaaaaattctaataAAAGAAACCCATTTTTTCTGAAGGGAATATGAATGTGTCTGTAAAAAGGAAGGTGGCCCTACAACACCATGTATAGCCACACTATTTATTGGGACTTAAAATAACTGGTTTTGATTAAAATACAGCTTCAAGAGATGGAAACAGTTGTTGGAAAGTTCCAGCTGGAGAGCTGTTTATAGAGGTGTAGGGTGGGCTGGATCTCTGCCCGAGCCTGCAGTGGTAGTCATGTTCCATTCCCCGGTCCCTCCTAATGTCACGTACACACGCCTGTGCCCCACCCTGTGCAGCGCTGTCAGCTTTCTGCATTACAGACCAACTGTGAAGCCGTCAGGCCTGGCTGGCAATGCCCCATAGCTCACAGTAAGCCGAATCACATTAAATAAGTCCATGGCAATACTCACTTTCTGTGGAAGGCATGCTTACATGGGCAAATCCCCAGTTCATCTCGAGGCTTGAAGTCTTCTAGACACACAGCACAGAGCTGAAAGGTAAAGTCACAAGTGAGGCCAGTGTCGACCACAAAACACGGTGTGGGGTCCCGAAGTTCAGCTAAGCAACAGGACACAGGGCTTCCCTGAGGCTCCTAGTGAAGATCAGGCCGCACACTCTGGACTACATCTGTAGttagagtcagcacacagaactATTAGAAGCAATCCTTAAAGTGGGCATGTTGAGTTGTGCCTGTAAgcccttaggaggctgaagcacaATTGTGAATTCagggacaacctgggctacaaatgAGAACCTATTTCAAAACCAGCCTCTGAAAAAATCTTGAGACTTGGTGTAATGGTTAACCACTGATTGGCTTTTAGAAATCACCTAGGATACACTAAGTATTTCCAGAGAGGTCGAACTGAGGAGGAAGTCACACCTTAAGTGTGTACCACACTGAATATGTAGAGAGAAGGGGCAGGAAAGCCTGGTGAGCATCAGTGtttgtttctctgcttcctaCTGGAGTCCATAGTGTGAGCTGCTCGTGTGCCTACAATTGCTCAAGCTTTTCTGGCTGCCAGGTCTTCACCATGATGAATGAATCCCCAAACTAGGAGCCACAATCAACTCTCTCTTCTTTAAGTGCTGGCAGGTGTTTGGACACAGTGACAATACACAATGTACCTTACGGTATTATCACAGGAGAGGCTAGGAtgtagggagagggaaagaggaaggtgcCCATCTTTTTCAGCTTCTGAAAAGGAAGGTATTCAAGCATACCACATGTATTAGAAAATCAAGGCTCAAGGAAAGATTATAATACTTAAAAGCAACTTACCTCATGTAAATtcaattcttttactttttcttttaatataacctgtaagataaaaaaaatgctCTTATGCCCACACACATACGTAGGCATGTACCTTTACCCAGTGGTCacagtatttgcctagcatgtactaGGCTAGGGTTTCAATCCCACTGCCATGTGCACAGAAGTGATTGAAGAATTTCTCAATTCTGCTaagaaatatatgcatattttatatgtgtatattacaCAGGCAGgtaaaaaccatatatatatatatgtgtgtgtgtatgtgtgtgtatatatatatacatatatatataatatcccATTTTCCTCACATTCAAATTACAAATAATCTCTTTCACTTTGAAAcagaatattctttcttcttttttttttttttttacacaggacTAGTCTGAGATTCACtaggtagatcaggctagccttaaactcatggagagctgtctgcctcttcctgggtgctgggtttAACAACATTCTTTTAAATACTCTGAAAAGcactgtttttaatttaatgtttttaaagatacGGTCTCgtgtagctcaagctggtcttgaacttactatgtagctaatAATGACTTCTAACCTCagatcttgtctccacctcctgaatggctggggttacaggtatgtacccACGCCCAGTTTAGGTGGTACTGAGGAGTGGACCTTGTGCATGCTCGGTAAGCTTctgctaactgagctacatctctagctctACTGAATCTTTTTGAGAGTAGAGCAAATCTTGGGAAAGACAT of Peromyscus maniculatus bairdii isolate BWxNUB_F1_BW_parent chromosome 4, HU_Pman_BW_mat_3.1, whole genome shotgun sequence contains these proteins:
- the Rnf24 gene encoding RING finger protein 24 isoform X1 → MSSDFPHYNFRMPNIGFQNLPLNIYIVVFGTAVFVFILSLLFCCYLIRLRHQAHKEFYAYKQVILKEKVKELNLHELCAVCLEDFKPRDELGICPCKHAFHRKCLVKWLEVRKVCPLCNMPVLQLAQLHSKQDRGPPQEPLPGAENIV